One Candidatus Symbiobacter mobilis CR genomic window, AGCAAGCCAGGTCTTTCCACACCCCGTGGCACCCGTCAAAATCACATTTTGATGCGCTCGTATCCACTGGCAGGAACCTAGCTGCGCCATGGACGCTTTGTCCAGTTTCCCGGTCGGTGCCGTAGCGCACATCCTCCAGGCACGCTTGACCAGACTTCATGCGGGCCTCGCGCAGCAGACGAGAAACACGGCGGTTTTCCCGCCAAGTCTGTTCACGATCGACGAGCATGGCGAATCGTTCGTCGAATGACAGGCTGGCGGCTGCGCTATTCGTCTGCTGCTCTTCGAATGCGGCAAGCATGCCAGGCAGACGCAGGGTCTTGAGAGTTTGTACGGTCTGTTCCATCAACATGATTCCTCCTTCATCAGTGGTAGTAATCAGGCCCACGCACATTGGCATGGCTGTGCAAGGGCGTGTCAGTTTTGGTGGGATCGACGGGCTGGCGATCGAGACCTTTGTCCAGGATCGATGCCACCGACCGGAAGCGATACGCGCCAATAGCCAGTGCCCGGGTACAGGCGGCTTCCATCCGTTCCGCGCCCACCTTGCGGGCCAAACGCATCAGGCCGAGGCAGGCGCGGTACCCTTGCTCTGAATGCTGCTTTTCCAGGAGCATGCGCTGAACCAATTCGCCAGTGGCAACGCCTACCAAAGTCCCCCAGGCGATCAACTTCCCAGGTGTCCACTCTGCATGGGCGCGGTGCGCCGCCGGCATGTGTTCGGCCACGGTCGTGTAGTTGCCTTTGCTGGTATTGCGCGCATGGCCTGCCACCCTGCGATTGCGAGCCAGGATTTCCACCATTCCTTGCGTAATGCGCAATTCGACTTCCTGCCGCGCCAGCACATGCGGTACGCTGTAGAAATGGCCCTCGAACTCGACGTGATAGTCGATATTGACACGTGCGCGTTTCCAGTCTGCCAGTTCGAATCGGGTGGTCGGCAGGGCTTTCAGGCACGCAACGTCCAGCCTCTCGAATGCTTCCCGCCGGGAACCAGGCAGTTTCTTGAATGGCCGGTCGTTCAGCACTGGCAATAGTTCACCTACGGCACTGTCCAGTTCCACCAGCGAGAAGAATTGGCGATGCCGTAGTCGCGCCAGAATCCAGCGCTCGACCACCTGAACACCCACTTCGACCTTCGCCTTGTCCTGCGGCTTCTTCGGTCGCGCAGGCAATATCACCGTTCCGTAGTGTTGGGCAAATTCGGCTGTTGCCCGGTTCAGTTCCGGCTCATAAGCGTTGGCGACTTTGACCAGCGCCTTGGGATTGTCCGGAACGATCAGTTCTGTCACGCCACCTATGAACTCGAGCGCCCTGGCCAGCCCGCCCAGCCAGTCTGCCTGCGTTTGCCCAGCCGTTGCACAAGCAAAGGTGTAGCTGGATGCGCCCAGCACGGCAACAAAGATGCTCGCCACTCTGCTCTCACCAGTGTCGGCATCGAAGATCGCAACGGTCGGGCCCGCAAAGTCGGCAAACAGCTTTTCACCTGCACGGTGAATCTGACGCATCGAGCGCTTGAGCGAACCAGCCCAAGCTCTGTAGCGGGTACAAAAAGCTGTGTACTGGTAAGCCGTTTCCCCGGCCTCTTGCTTGTACTCTTCCCACAGCAGGGTGAGAGTGACACCTTTCTTCTTCAGCTCCTGGTGGATCAGCGCATGGTCAGGCTCAACAAATGCCGACTCCCGGGCAGCCAATTGGCGATACAGCCGATGCTCCAGAGCGCCGTCATCCAGGTCGTCTGGCAATGGCCATTTCAGCCCGGCGTTCTCCGCCAGCTTCAGGTATTTCGATACCACCCCTTTCGATAGCCTCAGCGCCCGGGCAATCGCCTCCAGACTCAGGTCAGTGTCGTTTCGGTAACGCAGTACGTCTCGAATTTTTCTCATGGATAGTCTCTCTTGTGGCATCCCCGCTCGCTTTCAAAAAAAACAGCAAGGCTACTTCGGACTATCCATCACGCTCCCACTCAGCGGTCACGTTCACCGTGAAATCGCGGTCACGCTTTCGTGAAACGCCGGTCACACTTCTGCGAATTCGCGGTCACGTTCGCGTGAAATACGCACGGTCGCCCCCAGCCGTTGCGCATTGGCGCATTCCATGCAGGCTCGCCAGTGGCCCGCTTGGTCTCGATCCCGGAAAAGGCACTTATCCGCCAGTCGCTCGGCATCAAGATCACGAAGCCCGCGCCGTGCAAAAAGCTCCATGCGTGCCCAGAATTCCGATAGCTCCTGCTCATTCATGCATGGCCCGGTCGGCCATGTACAGCAGCGCTCGGTAGCGGGGGAACCCTCTTGTGAATTCCCAATAGCCCCGCCCCCCCTACCGGCAAAACCGGCAAAACAGGAAAAACCCCCTTTTGCCGGTTCTGCCGGGTGGTACCTAGTGGCTTCTAGGTTTTTCAGCCTGTCTGCCCACTGGCCCATGGCTCAAAAGTGAGGGGTGCAGGATGTATCGGTCGCTCGGTCGCCCGCCAGTCGATACGGTCTCTTGGTACAGCCAGCCGTAGTCGGTCAGCGTGTCCGCCGCTTTGCGCACTTCGTCCGAAGTGGTCAGCCCCGTCCATCCTTTTTTGGCAATTTCGCGGGGGGTGAACGTGCCGCCGATACCGTTTCGATCAACCTTGACCCTGGAAAGCAGCAGTCGCGCGCCCTCAACGTCTGGCCGTGTCGCCGCCGAATACAGCCGCTCGGCATGGGGTTTCAAGTACTCCATGGCGAAAACGATTGCGCGGTTTAGGGATAGTGCCGATACGTTTTCCGGCTCGTTGTCGATCAGCGCGAACAGCGTCGCCAGAACTGGCACAAGTTTTCGATACTTTGCAAGGTGCGAAACGAGTGAATCATGCATTTCACCGCGCCGCAATTCCTCCTCGAAGGTGGTCAGCCACTCTACGAACAGCGCTTGTGCTTCAGCGTCAAATTGCCGCTCCCAGGGGGTGCCGTCGGCTTGTGCTCGTAGCTTGGCCAGCCGCTCGAAAACCGCTTGGGAATCTTGCATTGCTGCCATGCCCGGTTCACGGTCGATGTACTGGAACGATGTAGACGTGTCCGGCCAAACTGCCAGCCCGAATCGCTGCAATAGCCCGTCGTCGCCCCCACTGCCGCGAACAGCATCCCGGATGTATGACTGAAGTCGGCCCGGTTGGATGCCGCCCAGCAGCGATAGGCACAGCTTCGGTATGTGGGTCTTGCCTCGGCCTATCCTATCGAATGTGTAGCTACCCATGCCGTTGAAGGATTGCAGATAAAACGTCCGCGCCCCCTCATACCCCTGGCGGTCGAACGATGCCAGTAGCCCGGCCAATTCGTCCCGTTGCAGCAGCACTCCATGGCCATCCTCGGAACCTTCGGCGAGTAGTTCGCCCAGCTTTTCCACAGTGGGATCGCAAAGAATGAAGCGCCGTTGTCGCGGTTCTGTGCCGGTGGTTTCATCACGCTGTGCCAAAAGCTCCCGTGCTTTTGCAAGGTCGGTCTGTGCAGCTTTCCGGGCGAGTTTCCGGGCGAGTCTTTCCCGCTCCTCCGCCGCCAGCTTCGATACCTTGGCATCAATCTCCCACTCATTCAACGTGGCATGGAATTCCCTCTCTTCAGCGCTTGCAATGGCCTTCAGTGGGCGCAATGCCTCATCGACGCATGGGGTCTTCATCGTGCCCGGTCGGCCTACTACCAGTCCCCAAAGGTTGCACGCCTCGCGCCACGAATCCAGCCGCTTCGGTCGAATGACTACACGCGCCCCAACAAGGCTAGATGCCGCAGTCAGTGCAGCCGCCGCAACGTAGTCCGGGGGGGATTGCATACGGTCGGCGATGTCCTCAATCCATGGTCGAATCGCTGAAGGAAGCGCCTTGAATGGCAGTGGTGGAACCGGTGGCAGTCCGCTTGGTAACGGTGTCGGCTCGTCGGGGGTGGCTTGCAGTGAGGGGATCGCGTCCTCGTCCGGCCATGGTTCCCAAATTGGGGGTGCGTCGTGGCTCATGCAGCGGCCCTCCCTTCATGCCCAGCAATGGCCCGCCGAATGGCTTCCACGGCCCCTAGTGCCCAAAGGTCGGCAAAGTCCCCGTGGGGGTGCGATTCGCCGTCGCCGAAGGAAGGAACTGCCAGCCTCGCGCCCGTTGCATGTGCAGCGTCCACAGCCGATTGGTGCGGCCTTGTGCCGGTCTTGTCAAGGTCAGCAAGGATCACGAAGCCAGCCCGTGGCCAGCGCCCACGCGCTCGATCAACGACGGCCCGTAGGTTCGTGCAGGACAGTGCCGCAAGCGCCGGGTGGCCCGTGGCAAGGCTCGCGGCCAGTGCAGTGGCCCAGCCCTCAGCAACAAGGATCGTGGCCCCCGCGCCGTCGTTGTCAGGCAGGGGGTGTGCCTTGCACAGGATGTACGAACCATGCAGCGTGCCCGCCCCTCGAAGGAAAACCTTCTGCCCGCCCTCGTCGATCAGCTCGACGTTCGTCAGCCCGCTCGAACCGTCAGGCAATGCGCCCGCGATGGCCAGAACCAAGCAACGGCCTTGGATTTCCCCTTCAGCGCCAGCCGGTCGATACCCCAGCGCGTTGTGGATTTCCACGGCCGGCAGCTCACGCGCCTCCGTGCCTGGCAGCCTTTTCCGCACAAGGTAAGGGTGGTCGTCGATGGCTTGCTGCGCCCGGCTCCAGAGCGCTTTGGCGTGCCGGTGGGCAGTCCATCGTTCCCCGGTTGTCCGCCGTTCCTGGTCGGCCCGCTCCTGCGCAATGCGGGCTTCCTGGTCGGCTCGGAGTGCCGTGAGATCGTCGGCGGTGAGGGGGCAGTCGTCGGCGAATCCATGCTGCCTGGCGAACCAAAACAGCGTAGCCCGTCCGGTGCGCCGCATGGATTTGAAGGTGTCCCGCACGGCTCGATGGTCGTGCCTGGCGCTTTGCGCGTCCCATTCCTGCACATCGTCAAGCGTCAGCCCGTTCGCCGCCGCGCTACCGATAACGCGAACCCATTCTGGGTATTCGATTCCGTCGGGGGGGATGGTGTGCAATGCCGAACGTGCCCGCTCGATCTCGCTGGGTGAGTGAGTAGCCCACAGTGCGGACATTGCCCGCGCCGTTTCGCTGAAGGGGGGGATGGACGGTTCACGCCCAAAATGTGTCGCTCTCATATCCTGCTCCTGAAAATTGAAGCAGGGGTGCCATAAAATGCACTCGCTGCTTTTCTACGTCGAATCGCACAATTTCCCTCGATGTCGCTGTCACGGCCTCGAGGGTTTTTTTTTGCCTACTTCGCATTGCGAACTCCTTTATTTGGGGTGGGGGTGGTGGTGGTGCTGGCCGTCGGTGCGGGGCCTTCGCGACGGTTCTCCAGCCATGCGTGAACCTCGCCACGCCGCCAGCCTCGAATGCCCTTGCTCAGGCGGAACGCCGATGGGAAGCCCGGCTCCTGCGCCAGCCGGTACGCGGATGCTCTGCTCAGGCGCAATTCGGCTGCAAGCTCCTTGGGTCGTAGTAATGTCATGTCCATGTCGTTGATCTCCTTGGGAAAAGTTGATACATGCCACAACGGAACCGGTTCGATAAATGCTCCGTGGGCACCGTGAATCATTCCGTCACGACATGGTTTCAGATAGGGAACATCGCCCCTTTTTGGCGCAAAAACCGCTCTAGATAGCCCCTGCACGGTGGTGATTCGTGGTGAAACTGCGTCAATGCGCCAGTGCCGTGCCCGGCCCGCGTACCGGCTCCGCGCCCCCCTCCTTCCCTCTTCTTCGTGGGGATTGCAAGGGGTGGCGTGCCGGTACATGGGTGGATTCACGCCGCCGCTTTTGCCGCCGGTGCCTGATTCGTTGCTTCTTCCAAGTGCTCCAGCATCGCCTTTAGCTGCAATGCATTGCGATAAAAAATGTCACCAAACCTGCTGGGTAACTTATCTTCATCGGATAAATGCGCCTTTGCCCGTTTGCTTGATTCTTCATCTTGCAATTCCAGTGCCAAAGTAAGCATTTCGCCAGCTTGTTCACAACACCAACAAACCTTGGAATGAATCGAAGCGTTTTTGTTCAGGATAATCGGCGGTTCGTCACCATACGAATCATAAAACCCAGAGAATCTATCATCATGCTTTTCTTTCTCAACAATTGAAGTTGAATCATTTACAGAATACTTCGATGCCTCTTCCATGATAAAAACCTTTTCGCTGAAGGGGGATATTCCCTGATTCCACTATTCCCCGTTTATAGTGGGGGGTTACTTGCCAAAATTACTAGGGGGGTGTGCTCGGTTTTGAGCATACCCATTGCCTTTGCTGGAACAGTCCGCCAAATATGCATAACAGTCGAATGAATTACTCCCGCTATGTGTGAATAGGAATGCCATGCCTTCTTCCTTCAGCGCATACGGTGCCTGTACACGTCCAGCGCCCCCATGCTGGCACCGTCCCTGCCTGGTAGGGGGTGGATAGCCCCCCTCGATCCCGTCGCCTTGGTGGGGGGGGTGGGAACCGCCCCCGCCCCCGTCCCCGATATACCCATTGGAGTACCTTTTGCCGGTTTTGCCGGGTGGCACCTAGGGGGTGTACAGAAAATCATGGGGGTGCTTTGGTACCTTTTGCCGGTTTTGCCGGGTGGCACCTAGGGGGTGTACAGAAAATCATGGGGGTGCTTTGGTACCTTTTGCCGGTTTTGCCGGGTGGCACCTAGGGGGTGTACAGAAAATCATGGGGGTGCTTTGGTACCTTTTGCCGGTTTTGCCGGGTGGCACCTAGGGGGTGTGCAGAAAATCATGGGGGGGGTGACCGAAGGGTGCGCCGTAGAGTGCATCGGGGTATGGGGGTGCTCCCTACGCACTCAACGCCCCCTACGCTCCCTACGCACTCTACGGTGTAAGCTAGGCAGGACAAGGCTTTGAGGGGGTTTCGCCCTACGAAGCGTCGAACAGCTCCAGCATGGTCGAATTGATCTTGTGCCTGGCATCCTCCAGCGCCTCGGAAAGGGTCAGCAGGGGGGTGGTCAGTCGCGGGTCGTTGGTGCTGTGCAGTGCATGGATGATGGTTTCTGCAAGCTCATGTGCAGCTTCCTCGAAGTTGGCAATTGAATCAATGCTTGTATGCGTATTCATTGAAATATCTCCTTCTTACTTGGTTGAAATAGTGGTAGCACTCTCGCTACCGTACATGGCTCTACGTATCCAAAAATCCCGTAGCCCATTCCTTGCTTGCTCAATGCTTTCGAGTAAATCAAATAATACCGTTCTGGCATCTTGCTCTTTGTCCTTCCGCAATACATCATATAACGTGGTAGTAGTAGAGTGCAATGCATCCTCAATAGCAGCAAATTGATTCGTGTCCATGATATAGCCTTTCGTTGAAGAGAATAATTGGTTTATGTGGATAAAGCAGGATGTAATGGTTAGGTGGGGGTGATGGTGTATTCCCCCTTCAGCGCTACGGGTCAATCCTCGGTAAGGCAGTCAATGAATCGTGCCATGTCCTCGACCAGTGCCCGCCGCTCGTCGATCAAGGCCATGCGTGCATAGATACCTCGAATCCCGCCTATAGCGTGGCCTAGCTGTAGCTCTATCGCGTCTGGTCGGTGCTTACGCTCGTTCGCAATGGTGGCGAATGTCCGCCGCAGGTCGTGGATAGTCCACGGTTCTCCATCGCCTTGCAATTCCTTGGAATAATTGTTTAGCCATGCATGACTTACATGCCCGCTTTTCACTTCTCCGGGAAATACATACTGTGAACCATTGGAAAGCTCATATAGCTCTTTCAACCATTCCACTACCTTGCCAGTAATGGGAATGATTCTTTCTTGATTGGTTTTTGTACGTGCAGCAGGAATTGTCCAGATAGGGTTATCGCTGGATAGGTCAAACTCATTCCACGCTGAAGAGAGTAACTCATCCTTTCGGCATCCAAAGGAAAGCAATAGGCGCAATGCCAGTGCCGCGCTTCGTGGTGGTAATTCGTCAGCCTGGCGCAATACCTCCTCGATCTCGGTAATGCTCAGATACCTATCCCGCGCAATTGCTGGCGGTAGTGGTTCCAGTGCCACAGTTGGATCACTCTTCAGCGCTTCAGTCTGCAATTGGTAACGGAAAAATTGCTTCATCAATTGATCGATTCGCCTTGCTGCGGAAATACCGCCGCGAATCTTTGCGCCCGCTATAACCTCCCGAAGGTGGATTGATCGAACGTCGATCAGCGGTAGGTCGCCGATGGCCGGGATTACGTGCCGCGCAATTGCTGCTTCTTCAGCAACGGTGCTCGCTCTTGTTTCGGACAAAACCCCGTCAATCCACGCTTGAACAGCCTCAGCAACGGAACTAGACTTCTTCCGATTGAAAAGCGCCCAAGATGCCGGGAACCACTTTTTTAGGTACTCGGTCGCTGCATCAATCGATTCCTGCGAACGATCAAGCGGTGGCCCGTCGGCCTTGATCTTGGCTGGCGAAAGGTGAAACTTCGTTACAAGCGTTTTGCTATCTGCCAGCCATCTCCGTGCCTCGGCCAGCCCGAAGGTCGGGTATTCGCCCAGGATGCACTTTTCCTGCACCGTTGCGCCACGAAGCCGATAGCGGTGGCTCCAGCTCTTTGCGCCGGTCGTCGATACCGTCAGGATCAACCCTTGTCCGTCAGACAAGCAGTAGGCACGGGTTTGCGCCTTGAGTTGCCGAATCTGAACATCACTTAGTTTCTGTGCCATGCTCCTACCGAACCTTCCTCCATGGTTGCGATGGGAACATTGTCCACTAGATGTAGTGGCTACTCCTGAAACTGCATGAATCGCTAAATCGTTGATTTACCGTGATGGTGCTTTTTTGGGTGGCACCGTATGGGTGCCCCTGATACCCCGTGAACCACTAAATTACATAATGGGGCAATACCTACGGGGATGGACGGGTTACTTTGGCATCAGCCAGTATTACCGCCCGGTACCCGAACTGGACGAGTGGATCAGAAGGCGCATCCGAATGTGCTACTGGAAACAGTGGCGATGGGCGCGCACGAAGATCAAGAACTTACTGGCTTTGGGCGTAAGCCTGAAATCGGCAATTCAGCACGGAGTCAGCAGCAAGAGCTATTGGCAGATGTCCAGAACCCCGGTAATCAATCAGGCGATATCCAATGCGTGGCTAGAGGAGCAAGGTTTGCTGAGTGTGAAAGACCTGTGGTGCAAGGCACAGGGGTACACGGGTAGGAAGCGAAAGACTTTGTCGAGCGAGCCGACTTGTTGAACCGCCCACTGCGGACCCGCACGGTGGGTGGTGTGGGGGGCGACGGTTAGAAGCCGTTGCCTACCCGATTAGAGACCAACTTCGCCCTCCTCGAAGTAGTCGGAGTCGATGCGCTTGACGATGTATGAAGCGGAGACCGAAACCCCAACGTCGAAGTCCATCATGAGGTTTGCAAGAAGCTGTCCGTCAATGAGAACGACTTTGGTGTCAATGCGGGATGCGTAGTCAATTGCCTCGGCAGTATAGGACGAGGTGGTTATGAAAACGCCCTTCTTTGCGCGCTGACCTTGCAGCGCGCCGACGAATTTCTGAATTTCTGGGCGACCGACTGAACCTTGCCATCTCTTCGCTTGAATGTAGATGGTGTCCAAACCAAGACGGTCTTCCTTGATGATTCCGTCAATGCCTCCGTCGCCACTTTGCCCGATACGCTCACCAGCATCGCGGCGAGAGCCGCCGTAGCCCATCTTGACTAGAAGCTCGACGACAAGCCGCTCGAAGAAGGTAGGAGAACACGAGAGGATGCGACTAAGAATGTCTTGAGCAAGGCTGAGCCGAAGACTCTGGTGAGCAAGTTCAAGCGCTTCCTCTGGGGTTTGTTCCGTTGCGATAGCAACGGATTCCGTTGTTGTTGTTTCTCGATTGTTCCGTGAAGCATCGCGGAATTCGATGAACTCGGGAAAGCGTTCAAGAAACTTGATGTCAATTCTTGCGGGGTTGTCGCCAAGAATCTGCTTTCCACGGGCGGTAATACGTAGCGCCCCTCTACGTGGTGACTCCAAGAGTCCCGCTTTTTTGAGATAGGAATTGGCCCAGCCAACCCGGTTGTTGAAAATCGCCTGCTGGCCGCTCGCCAGGAGTTCATTGCGTTCCGCCGGAGTAAGTTGAAACTCAGTGGCGAGAACTTCAACGGCTTCGCGCGTGGTGTGGTCGATTCCGTCGGCGGCAAACCGAAGCAACGGGAGCATCAGCGTTTGATAGTCAGGAATGGGCATAGTGTTCCCGCGTGGGTTGTTGGTCTCTAACGATAGGCTTCAAGCATAGGCGAGCGCTGATCGCGACTTCCGTCGCTTCTACAGGGGATTCCTGCAAGGGATGGATGCCTATGGCCGCCCTGTTGCCGACGATGCGGGGCGGTACAGCGGCAGCACCTTGGGCAGGCTGGCGCGGATGTCGCCGATGCGGGCATCGTTGCTGGGGTGCGTGGACAGCCACTGCGGCGGCGCCCCTTTGCTGGCCGCAGCCATTTTTTGCCATAGGGAAATGCCTGCGCGTGGGTCGAACCCGGCGCGGGCAGCCAGTTCCATCCCCACCAGGTCTGCCTCGGACTCGTCGCTGCGGCTGAATTGCAGCGTCAACAGCTTCGCGCCGAGGTTGGTCAACTCGCGCCCCAGATCTCCCAGCCCCAGCACCTGCCCGAGCAAGCTGACCCCCAGACTGGTGGCCGTGGACTTGCCTAGCCGCTCGCGGGCATGTTCGCGCAGCGCATGCGCCATTTCGTGGCCCATCACCGTTGCGGTTTCGTCGTCGCTGAGCCGCAAGGTGTCGAGGATCGCGCTGAAAAAGACGATCTTGCCCCCTGGCATACAGAAAGCGTTGATTTCCTTGCTTTGGATCAGGTGAACTTCCCACTTCCAGTCCTTGGCGCGAGGGTTCCAGCCGACGGTATGCCGCAGAAAACTCCCCGCAATGGAGCGTAAGCGGCGCACGGAGGGATGCTCCGCAGGCGCCAGCTTTTTGGCCGCAGCAGCCTGCTGGAGCATTTGCCGGTACTGCAAGGCGGCGACCTTCTCGATTTGTTCTGCGGGGATCAACCGCGCAAACATCGAGGTTTGCCCCACATCAATGCCCTCGCGACCGAGGACGATGCCTGAAGCCGACAGCAGGGGAGCCAGCGCCAGCGCACGCAGCATGGACCTGCGCGCGCAGCAGGGGCAGCCAGGGGAGGGGGCGAGGTCGATCACCCTATCGCGTTGATCTGGTGGAGAAAAATCTACTTGATGCATACCGAGCGAACCATCTTGATGTCTGTCAGCCCCATAAGAATTTTTTCCATGCCGTCCATCTTGAGGGTGCGCATCCCCCCTTCGACGGCTGCGGCAAAAATTTCGGCCACCCGGGCGCGTTCCTGGATCAGGCGCTTGATGAGGTCATCGGCAATCAACAGCTCGTGCAACCCCACCCGGCCTTTGTAGCCCGTGTTATTGCACTTGGGGCATCCCACATGCCGGTACAGCTTGAGTTCCCCGTTGTCCCCGTACACCTGCCTCCAGCTTTCGATGAGCTTGGCGAGTTCGCCCTCGTAGTCGGCTTTCCATGCGCTGGAATGGCGCAGCTCTTCGGAGTACTCGACGGCAAAGAGCCGTAGTTCGTCTGCGTCGGGCACGTAGGCTTCCTTGCAGGCGCATAGCCGTTTGGCCAGCCGCTGCGCCAGAATGCCCAGCAGGGCATCGGCGAAGTTGAAGGGATCCATGCCCATGTCGAGCAAGCGGGTGATCGATTCCGGCGCGGAATTCGTGTGCAGGGTCGAGAACACCAAGTGCCCGGTCAGCGAGGCTTCCACGCCCATCGAAACGGTTTCCTTGTCCCGCGATTCGCCGACCATGATGACGTCCGGGTCAGCCCGCAGGAAGGCGCGCATCACCAGCGCAAAGTCGATCCCAGCCTTTTTGTTGATCTGCACCTGCCGCAGGCCCCTTTGCGTGATTTCGACGGGGTCTTCGGCAGTCCAGATTTTGTTGTCCGGGGTGTTGATGTGTTTGAGGATCGAGTGCAGGGTCGTCGTCTTGCCTGAACCCGTCGGCCCGCAGACGTAAAACAGTCCATAGGGTTTCTCGATAGTCTGGACGACGCGGGCCTTGTTGTGCGGAGTCAGGCCCAGCTTGTCGAGCGGAATCGGCTCGCCGGCAGCCAAGATCCGCATCACCACGTCTTCCACCCCGCCTGCGGAAGGGATCGTCGCTACCCGCAGCTCAATGTCGAGTGGGCCGTATTTCTTGAATTTGATCTTGCCGTCCTGGGGCTTGCGCCGCTCGGAGATGTCGAGATCGCACATGATCTTCAGCCGCGTGACCATGGCTTGGCGGAAATGGGAGGGCACCTCGATATACGGTTGCAGCGAGCCGTCGATACGGAAACGGATGCCCGTCTTGAGCTTGCCGGGCATCGGTTCGATGTGGATGTCCGACACCCCCATCGAATAGGCATCAATGATGATTTTGTTGACGAACTTGACCAGCTCGTTGTCCGCAGCAGCGGATTCGAGCGCGTCCT contains:
- the istA gene encoding IS21 family transposase, coding for MPQERLSMRKIRDVLRYRNDTDLSLEAIARALRLSKGVVSKYLKLAENAGLKWPLPDDLDDGALEHRLYRQLAARESAFVEPDHALIHQELKKKGVTLTLLWEEYKQEAGETAYQYTAFCTRYRAWAGSLKRSMRQIHRAGEKLFADFAGPTVAIFDADTGESRVASIFVAVLGASSYTFACATAGQTQADWLGGLARALEFIGGVTELIVPDNPKALVKVANAYEPELNRATAEFAQHYGTVILPARPKKPQDKAKVEVGVQVVERWILARLRHRQFFSLVELDSAVGELLPVLNDRPFKKLPGSRREAFERLDVACLKALPTTRFELADWKRARVNIDYHVEFEGHFYSVPHVLARQEVELRITQGMVEILARNRRVAGHARNTSKGNYTTVAEHMPAAHRAHAEWTPGKLIAWGTLVGVATGELVQRMLLEKQHSEQGYRACLGLMRLARKVGAERMEAACTRALAIGAYRFRSVASILDKGLDRQPVDPTKTDTPLHSHANVRGPDYYH
- a CDS encoding YfjI family protein, translating into MSHDAPPIWEPWPDEDAIPSLQATPDEPTPLPSGLPPVPPLPFKALPSAIRPWIEDIADRMQSPPDYVAAAALTAASSLVGARVVIRPKRLDSWREACNLWGLVVGRPGTMKTPCVDEALRPLKAIASAEEREFHATLNEWEIDAKVSKLAAEERERLARKLARKAAQTDLAKARELLAQRDETTGTEPRQRRFILCDPTVEKLGELLAEGSEDGHGVLLQRDELAGLLASFDRQGYEGARTFYLQSFNGMGSYTFDRIGRGKTHIPKLCLSLLGGIQPGRLQSYIRDAVRGSGGDDGLLQRFGLAVWPDTSTSFQYIDREPGMAAMQDSQAVFERLAKLRAQADGTPWERQFDAEAQALFVEWLTTFEEELRRGEMHDSLVSHLAKYRKLVPVLATLFALIDNEPENVSALSLNRAIVFAMEYLKPHAERLYSAATRPDVEGARLLLSRVKVDRNGIGGTFTPREIAKKGWTGLTTSDEVRKAADTLTDYGWLYQETVSTGGRPSDRYILHPSLLSHGPVGRQAEKPRSH
- a CDS encoding toprim domain-containing protein — its product is MRATHFGREPSIPPFSETARAMSALWATHSPSEIERARSALHTIPPDGIEYPEWVRVIGSAAANGLTLDDVQEWDAQSARHDHRAVRDTFKSMRRTGRATLFWFARQHGFADDCPLTADDLTALRADQEARIAQERADQERRTTGERWTAHRHAKALWSRAQQAIDDHPYLVRKRLPGTEARELPAVEIHNALGYRPAGAEGEIQGRCLVLAIAGALPDGSSGLTNVELIDEGGQKVFLRGAGTLHGSYILCKAHPLPDNDGAGATILVAEGWATALAASLATGHPALAALSCTNLRAVVDRARGRWPRAGFVILADLDKTGTRPHQSAVDAAHATGARLAVPSFGDGESHPHGDFADLWALGAVEAIRRAIAGHEGRAAA
- a CDS encoding helix-turn-helix transcriptional regulator encodes the protein MDMTLLRPKELAAELRLSRASAYRLAQEPGFPSAFRLSKGIRGWRRGEVHAWLENRREGPAPTASTTTTPTPNKGVRNAK
- a CDS encoding tyrosine-type recombinase/integrase, translated to MAQKLSDVQIRQLKAQTRAYCLSDGQGLILTVSTTGAKSWSHRYRLRGATVQEKCILGEYPTFGLAEARRWLADSKTLVTKFHLSPAKIKADGPPLDRSQESIDAATEYLKKWFPASWALFNRKKSSSVAEAVQAWIDGVLSETRASTVAEEAAIARHVIPAIGDLPLIDVRSIHLREVIAGAKIRGGISAARRIDQLMKQFFRYQLQTEALKSDPTVALEPLPPAIARDRYLSITEIEEVLRQADELPPRSAALALRLLLSFGCRKDELLSSAWNEFDLSSDNPIWTIPAARTKTNQERIIPITGKVVEWLKELYELSNGSQYVFPGEVKSGHVSHAWLNNYSKELQGDGEPWTIHDLRRTFATIANERKHRPDAIELQLGHAIGGIRGIYARMALIDERRALVEDMARFIDCLTED
- a CDS encoding group II intron maturase-specific domain-containing protein, with the protein product MGQYLRGWTGYFGISQYYRPVPELDEWIRRRIRMCYWKQWRWARTKIKNLLALGVSLKSAIQHGVSSKSYWQMSRTPVINQAISNAWLEEQGLLSVKDLWCKAQGYTGRKRKTLSSEPTC
- a CDS encoding restriction endonuclease, with amino-acid sequence MPIPDYQTLMLPLLRFAADGIDHTTREAVEVLATEFQLTPAERNELLASGQQAIFNNRVGWANSYLKKAGLLESPRRGALRITARGKQILGDNPARIDIKFLERFPEFIEFRDASRNNRETTTTESVAIATEQTPEEALELAHQSLRLSLAQDILSRILSCSPTFFERLVVELLVKMGYGGSRRDAGERIGQSGDGGIDGIIKEDRLGLDTIYIQAKRWQGSVGRPEIQKFVGALQGQRAKKGVFITTSSYTAEAIDYASRIDTKVVLIDGQLLANLMMDFDVGVSVSASYIVKRIDSDYFEEGEVGL
- a CDS encoding M48 family metallopeptidase, which codes for MHQVDFSPPDQRDRVIDLAPSPGCPCCARRSMLRALALAPLLSASGIVLGREGIDVGQTSMFARLIPAEQIEKVAALQYRQMLQQAAAAKKLAPAEHPSVRRLRSIAGSFLRHTVGWNPRAKDWKWEVHLIQSKEINAFCMPGGKIVFFSAILDTLRLSDDETATVMGHEMAHALREHARERLGKSTATSLGVSLLGQVLGLGDLGRELTNLGAKLLTLQFSRSDESEADLVGMELAARAGFDPRAGISLWQKMAAASKGAPPQWLSTHPSNDARIGDIRASLPKVLPLYRPASSATGRP